One genomic segment of Profundibacter amoris includes these proteins:
- a CDS encoding YciI family protein produces the protein MKYLALIYADDNAGPKPGTPEFDKLLVDYGTASQTYASDGVLLGGEALQPVETATSIRIRNGKTELMDGPFAETKEQLGGFYLFECDTLDDAIKYAKMIPTAEYGTVEVRPIQTYDVD, from the coding sequence ATGAAATATCTTGCTTTGATTTATGCAGACGACAATGCCGGTCCGAAACCGGGTACGCCGGAATTTGACAAGCTATTGGTCGATTACGGGACTGCCAGCCAGACTTATGCCAGCGACGGTGTGCTATTGGGTGGCGAGGCCCTGCAACCAGTGGAAACCGCCACCAGCATCCGCATCCGCAACGGCAAAACCGAACTGATGGACGGGCCCTTTGCCGAAACCAAGGAGCAACTGGGCGGGTTTTACCTGTTTGAATGCGACACACTGGATGATGCGATCAAATACGCCAAGATGATCCCGACCGCCGAATACGGCACGGTCGAGGTGCGCCCGATCCAGACGTATGACGTTGACTGA
- the tkt gene encoding transketolase, with translation MKAAAIRTLTLDAIAAANSGHSGMPMGMADVATVLFEKHLKFDAKAPHWPDRDRFILSAGHGSMLIYSLLYLTGYEQVTLDEIRNFRQWGARTAGHPEYGHVEGVETTTGPLGQGIANSVGFAIAEEIQRARYGKKVVDHHTYVIAGDGCLMEGISQEAIGLAGRHELGKLIVLWDNNDITIDGKVSLSDRTDQMMRFRASGWSVFEIDGHDPVAIDEALTATKKTKKPSLIACKTHIALGSSAQDTSKGHGALTDPKLIEDTKKAYGWTSPAFTIPKDIKAQWEAIGARGKAERVAWEERFLTIPGNKQREFQRAYALDPHKKLSATIKALKKQISEEAPKVATRKSSEMVLEVVNPFMIETVGGSADLTGSNNTKSGDMGTFDIDNRGGRYIYYGIREHGMAAAMNGMVLHGGVRPYGGTFMCFTDYARGAMRLSALMRVPTVYVMTHDSIGLGEDGPTHQPVEHLAISRATPNTYVFRPADTVETAEAWEIALTSKETPSVLALSRQGLPTVRLEHKTKNMTAQGAYVLADAEGKRQAIIIATGSEVEIALAARDILQAEGIGTRVVSMPCMELFAEQDERYRKRILPGGPVRVAVEAAVQMGWDRWLTGERGKANKAGFVGMDSFGASAPADVLFEKFGITAQAVADKVKSLL, from the coding sequence ATGAAGGCCGCCGCCATCCGCACCCTGACGCTGGACGCTATTGCAGCGGCAAATTCCGGCCACTCGGGGATGCCGATGGGCATGGCCGATGTCGCCACCGTATTGTTTGAAAAACACCTGAAGTTTGACGCCAAGGCCCCGCACTGGCCCGACCGCGACCGGTTTATCCTGTCGGCCGGTCATGGCTCGATGCTGATTTATTCGCTGCTGTATCTGACGGGATACGAGCAGGTCACTCTGGACGAGATCAGGAATTTCCGCCAGTGGGGCGCGCGCACGGCGGGGCACCCTGAATACGGCCATGTGGAAGGGGTTGAAACCACCACCGGCCCGCTGGGTCAGGGCATTGCCAATTCGGTCGGCTTTGCCATTGCCGAGGAAATCCAGCGCGCCCGTTATGGCAAGAAGGTGGTCGATCACCACACCTATGTGATTGCCGGTGACGGTTGCCTGATGGAGGGCATTTCCCAAGAGGCCATCGGTCTGGCCGGTCGTCACGAACTGGGCAAGCTGATCGTGCTGTGGGACAACAACGATATCACCATCGACGGCAAGGTATCCCTGTCGGACCGCACGGACCAGATGATGCGTTTCCGCGCCTCAGGCTGGTCGGTGTTTGAAATTGACGGCCATGATCCGGTGGCGATCGACGAAGCCCTGACCGCCACCAAGAAAACCAAGAAGCCGTCGTTGATCGCCTGCAAGACGCATATCGCGCTTGGTTCCAGCGCACAGGACACCTCGAAGGGCCACGGCGCCCTGACCGATCCCAAGCTGATCGAGGACACCAAAAAGGCCTATGGCTGGACCTCGCCCGCCTTTACCATCCCAAAGGACATCAAGGCCCAGTGGGAAGCCATCGGCGCCCGCGGCAAGGCCGAGCGCGTGGCCTGGGAAGAGCGTTTCCTGACCATCCCCGGCAACAAGCAGCGGGAATTCCAGCGCGCCTATGCGCTGGACCCGCACAAGAAACTGTCAGCCACCATCAAGGCACTGAAAAAGCAGATTTCCGAGGAAGCGCCAAAGGTTGCCACCCGCAAATCCAGCGAAATGGTGCTGGAAGTGGTCAATCCGTTCATGATTGAAACCGTTGGTGGCTCGGCCGATCTGACCGGATCGAACAACACCAAATCCGGCGACATGGGCACATTCGACATTGATAACCGTGGCGGGCGCTACATCTATTACGGCATCCGCGAACACGGCATGGCGGCGGCGATGAACGGCATGGTGCTGCATGGCGGTGTGCGCCCCTACGGCGGCACTTTCATGTGTTTCACCGATTACGCCCGTGGCGCAATGCGCCTGTCCGCGCTGATGCGGGTGCCCACGGTCTATGTGATGACGCACGACAGTATCGGTCTGGGCGAAGACGGCCCGACCCACCAGCCGGTCGAGCATCTGGCCATTTCCCGCGCCACACCGAACACCTATGTGTTCCGCCCCGCCGACACGGTAGAAACCGCCGAGGCCTGGGAAATCGCTCTGACCTCCAAGGAAACCCCTTCTGTGCTGGCGCTGTCCCGTCAGGGGCTGCCGACCGTGCGTCTGGAACATAAAACCAAGAACATGACCGCGCAGGGCGCCTATGTGCTGGCCGACGCCGAAGGCAAACGTCAGGCCATCATCATTGCCACAGGATCCGAGGTGGAAATCGCCCTTGCCGCGCGCGACATCCTGCAAGCCGAGGGCATCGGCACCCGCGTTGTGTCCATGCCCTGCATGGAGCTGTTTGCCGAACAGGACGAACGCTATCGCAAGCGCATCCTACCCGGTGGTCCGGTGCGTGTCGCTGTCGAGGCAGCCGTGCAAATGGGCTGGGACCGCTGGCTGACCGGCGAGCGCGGCAAAGCCAACAAGGCAGGCTTTGTCGGTATGGACAGCTTTGGCGCTTCGGCCCCGGCAGATGTGCTGTTCGAAAAGTTCGGCATCACCGCACAGGCCGTGGCTGACAAGGTGAAATCCCTGCTGTAA
- a CDS encoding type IV pili methyl-accepting chemotaxis transducer N-terminal domain-containing protein — MYMSFHFLPPATIVLTCSIALVQTIPTITYAQTSPVLEAKHRVNIAGRQRMLSQRMSKAACFIHSGVNVDAHMAMLKDAFDLFSTSHKVLVSGSNDTGLRAETSPAILEKLALVDQKWASFAPYVQEVLSTSTIDGAQIAKMDAAGLALLKDMNGAVNTIATEYGTLLEDLPLIQSITIDVAGRQRMLSQKAAKEFCLIASDIDAEQNSGKLAGTSHLFSTTLDALTTGMTGLVIAPPNDETSAMLEQVKAEWRVPSAIFDRTLNVAQPCCGHRQVIAEQMELVLDYMNQAVGMYETAQ, encoded by the coding sequence ATGTATATGAGTTTCCATTTCCTCCCCCCCGCGACTATTGTACTGACCTGTAGCATTGCGCTTGTTCAGACAATTCCAACTATAACCTATGCCCAAACGTCCCCGGTTTTAGAGGCAAAGCATCGCGTCAATATTGCCGGACGGCAGCGCATGCTTTCCCAACGAATGAGCAAAGCTGCCTGTTTTATCCATAGCGGCGTCAATGTAGATGCGCATATGGCAATGTTAAAAGACGCATTTGACTTGTTTTCAACCAGCCACAAAGTGCTTGTTTCAGGAAGCAACGACACAGGATTAAGGGCCGAAACATCACCGGCAATATTGGAAAAACTGGCGCTTGTTGATCAAAAATGGGCCAGTTTTGCCCCCTATGTTCAAGAGGTTCTATCCACATCCACGATAGACGGAGCACAAATTGCCAAAATGGATGCCGCAGGGCTTGCCTTGTTAAAAGATATGAACGGGGCGGTTAACACAATTGCCACCGAATACGGCACACTGCTTGAAGATCTGCCATTGATCCAATCCATCACAATCGATGTGGCCGGCCGGCAAAGAATGTTGTCGCAAAAAGCCGCAAAAGAATTCTGTTTAATCGCATCAGACATTGATGCCGAACAAAACAGTGGAAAACTTGCCGGTACCAGTCATCTGTTTTCTACCACACTTGATGCACTGACAACAGGAATGACCGGTTTGGTTATTGCCCCGCCGAACGATGAAACCTCGGCCATGCTGGAGCAGGTAAAAGCAGAATGGCGGGTGCCTTCGGCCATTTTTGATCGGACACTTAACGTTGCCCAACCATGTTGCGGCCACAGGCAGGTGATTGCTGAACAAATGGAATTGGTGCTGGACTATATGAATCAGGCTGTCGGGATGTATGAAACCGCGCAGTAG
- a CDS encoding PAS domain-containing protein: protein MGFVEKRNVYRPATGEAPFGFDEIFFSRTDQRGVIECGNYVFKRVSGYGWDDLIGAPHKRIRHPDMPKGVFWLFWETLKAGEPIGAYVKNKAKDGLYYWVYAVALPFQGGFLSIRIKPASDLFETIKQEYEVLREAEENGGLTPEGSAAQLVQRIGDLGYSDYRAFESDALTRELAARDIKVNKKIDPEVEKFTEMADAASALKTETISLSDGFHAVSTVPTNMRIIASRLEPSGGAVSALSQNYWSMSEEMAQWFRRYVTNSDSDFATMCDTLAQCRFLLGMAHMLREMSTSFSLERRALGGCDLKAEQQQMVNLATISTRKAMEGLNEVSEVALRISRAVAVMRRFTLGLSSTRVMCNIESARLSKGGESLNYVITQLAGFQTNVDDQLERIEDLSLSIQRNADALMAKGNGPKRRPPIKSENRETSI, encoded by the coding sequence TTGGGATTCGTTGAAAAAAGAAATGTATATCGCCCCGCCACGGGCGAAGCCCCCTTCGGGTTTGATGAAATCTTTTTCTCGCGCACGGATCAGCGCGGGGTGATTGAATGCGGGAACTATGTGTTCAAACGGGTTTCTGGTTATGGCTGGGACGATCTGATCGGCGCCCCCCATAAACGCATCCGCCACCCCGATATGCCCAAAGGCGTGTTCTGGCTGTTCTGGGAAACCCTGAAAGCCGGAGAACCGATTGGTGCCTACGTCAAGAACAAGGCTAAGGACGGTTTGTATTATTGGGTCTATGCTGTTGCCCTGCCGTTTCAGGGCGGGTTCCTGTCGATCCGGATCAAACCGGCCAGCGATTTGTTCGAAACGATCAAACAGGAATACGAGGTTCTGCGCGAAGCCGAGGAAAACGGGGGGCTGACACCCGAGGGAAGTGCGGCACAACTGGTGCAGCGGATTGGTGATCTGGGGTATTCCGACTATCGGGCCTTTGAAAGCGATGCCCTGACGCGCGAATTGGCCGCGCGCGACATCAAGGTCAATAAAAAGATTGATCCAGAAGTCGAAAAATTTACCGAAATGGCGGATGCGGCCAGTGCCCTGAAAACAGAAACCATATCGCTTTCGGACGGTTTTCACGCGGTCAGCACCGTGCCGACCAATATGCGCATCATCGCCTCGCGGCTGGAACCTTCGGGCGGGGCGGTCAGTGCCTTGTCGCAAAACTACTGGTCCATGTCCGAGGAAATGGCGCAATGGTTCCGGCGCTATGTCACCAATTCGGACAGTGATTTCGCCACCATGTGCGACACGTTGGCACAATGCCGGTTCCTGCTGGGCATGGCGCATATGTTGCGGGAAATGTCGACCAGTTTTTCCCTTGAGCGGCGTGCGCTTGGCGGCTGTGATCTGAAGGCCGAACAACAGCAGATGGTAAATCTCGCCACTATCTCGACCCGTAAGGCGATGGAGGGGCTGAACGAGGTTTCCGAAGTCGCTTTGCGGATCTCGCGCGCGGTGGCTGTTATGCGCCGTTTCACCCTTGGGCTAAGTTCAACCCGTGTGATGTGCAATATCGAAAGTGCGCGCCTGTCCAAGGGCGGCGAAAGCCTGAATTATGTGATCACCCAACTGGCGGGGTTCCAGACCAATGTTGATGATCAACTTGAACGGATCGAGGATTTGAGCCTGTCCATCCAGCGCAATGCAGATGCCCTGATGGCGAAAGGGAACGGGCCAAAGCGCCGTCCCCCTATCAAATCCGAAAACCGTGAAACGTCGATTTAA
- a CDS encoding MAPEG family protein, protein MTLQITPIYAVPLAVLMLILWVNVTKTRATKGISIGDAGDIALHEKIRRHGNFIEWVPIVLLMMLMAELRGVGGMWLHIAGILLVVSRALHPLGLKADAPKHPLRIVGNTGSFFALVICVAGIVYSYLG, encoded by the coding sequence ATGACACTTCAGATTACCCCGATATACGCGGTGCCGCTGGCGGTTCTGATGCTGATACTTTGGGTGAATGTGACCAAAACCCGTGCCACAAAAGGCATATCAATCGGTGATGCCGGTGATATCGCATTGCACGAGAAAATCCGCAGGCATGGCAATTTTATCGAATGGGTGCCGATTGTGCTGCTGATGATGCTGATGGCGGAACTGCGCGGGGTCGGGGGTATGTGGCTGCATATTGCCGGTATTTTGCTGGTGGTATCGCGCGCGCTGCACCCGCTTGGCCTGAAGGCCGATGCACCCAAGCACCCGCTGCGCATTGTTGGCAATACGGGGTCGTTTTTCGCGCTGGTGATCTGCGTGGCGGGGATCGTTTATTCGTATCTTGGCTAA
- the grxD gene encoding Grx4 family monothiol glutaredoxin: MTDATTQIKDTVTSNDVVLFMKGTKDAPQCGFSSRVAGVLNFMGVEFADVNVLADEGIRQGIKDYSDWPTIPQLYVKGEFVGGCDIVTEMTLSGELDQLFDKEGVAYNKEAADKIREANG; the protein is encoded by the coding sequence ATGACCGACGCAACAACCCAGATCAAAGACACAGTCACCAGCAACGACGTGGTTCTGTTCATGAAAGGCACCAAAGACGCGCCGCAGTGCGGGTTTTCATCCCGTGTCGCCGGTGTTTTGAATTTCATGGGCGTGGAATTTGCCGATGTGAACGTGCTGGCAGACGAGGGCATCCGTCAAGGCATCAAGGACTATTCCGACTGGCCCACCATCCCGCAACTGTATGTCAAAGGCGAATTTGTGGGCGGTTGCGACATCGTCACAGAAATGACCCTGTCGGGCGAGCTGGACCAGTTGTTCGACAAAGAAGGCGTTGCTTACAACAAAGAAGCCGCCGACAAAATTCGCGAAGCCAACGGTTAA
- a CDS encoding BolA/IbaG family iron-sulfur metabolism protein — protein MAMQAQEVEELIRASFPNAKITIEGDDGVHFSAMVVDESFRDMNRVQQQRAVFAALKGKMDGPNGELHALALTTKAPE, from the coding sequence ATGGCCATGCAAGCCCAAGAAGTAGAAGAGCTGATCCGCGCCTCTTTCCCGAACGCCAAGATTACGATCGAAGGCGATGACGGGGTGCATTTTTCGGCGATGGTGGTGGATGAAAGTTTCCGCGATATGAACCGCGTGCAGCAACAGCGGGCGGTTTTCGCGGCCCTGAAGGGCAAGATGGACGGCCCGAACGGGGAATTGCACGCGCTCGCGCTGACCACCAAGGCACCGGAATAG
- a CDS encoding cell division protein ZapA yields the protein MAETTITIGGRKFTVACQEGEEHFLHAAAKLLDNEATVLTEQIGRIPEPRMLLMAGLMLADKTAGLEEKLRDAESKLGAQEALLEEMREKPAPEPERIEVAVIPPMVTDTMAEIAARAEALADKVEEKLKAG from the coding sequence ATGGCCGAGACAACAATCACCATTGGCGGACGTAAATTCACCGTTGCCTGTCAGGAGGGCGAGGAGCATTTCCTGCATGCCGCCGCCAAACTGCTGGACAATGAAGCCACCGTTTTGACCGAACAGATCGGCCGTATTCCCGAACCCCGCATGTTGCTGATGGCCGGTCTGATGCTGGCCGATAAAACCGCCGGTCTGGAAGAAAAGCTGCGCGATGCGGAAAGCAAACTGGGCGCCCAGGAGGCCCTGCTGGAAGAAATGCGGGAAAAACCGGCGCCTGAACCCGAACGCATCGAGGTCGCGGTGATCCCGCCGATGGTCACCGACACCATGGCCGAAATCGCCGCCCGCGCCGAGGCTCTGGCCGACAAGGTCGAGGAAAAACTGAAGGCGGGGTAA
- the purL gene encoding phosphoribosylformylglycinamidine synthase subunit PurL encodes MQEPQITDELISSHGLSKDEYALVLEIIGRTPTYTELGIFSAMWNEHCSYKSSKKWLRTLPTKGPQVICGPGENAGIVDIGDDQCVVFKMESHNHPSYIEPYQGAATGVGGILRDVFTMGARPIAAMNSLSFGEPSHPKTRQLVHGVVEGVGGYGNCFGVPTVGGEVRFHPAYNGNCLVNAFAAGLADTDKIFYSAASGVGMPVVYLGAKTGRDGVGGATMASAEFDDTIEEKRPTVQVGDPFTEKRLMEATLELMATGAVISIQDMGAAGLTCSAVEMGDKGDLGVKLDLDRVPVREENMTAYEMMLSESQERMLMVLNPELEDVAKAVFEKWDLDFAIVGETIAEDRFVIMHGNELKADLPLKALSGNAPEYDRPWVETPAAEPLADVPEIDAIDGLRALVSSPNYAAKQWVYEQYDTMVMADTAVLPGIGAGVVRVHGTDKALAFTSDVTPRYVMANPFEGGKQAVAEAYRNLCAVGAKPLATTDNMNFGNPEKPEIMGQFVGAIKGISEAVSALDMPIVSGNVSLYNETDGTGILPTPTIGAVGLIENIDDLIAGTAREGHVALLVGETAGHLGQSALLAEVFNREDGDAPHVDLEAERRAGEFIRANGELIKAVTDLSDGGLALAAFEMAESSGVGITLEAADTPTLFGEDQARYLIACNFDQAEALMIAAAEAGVPISTVGRFGGDAVTFGGSSALLAELSDIYRRSFEATVT; translated from the coding sequence ATGCAAGAGCCGCAGATTACCGACGAGTTGATTTCCAGCCACGGGTTGAGCAAGGATGAATATGCCTTGGTCCTCGAAATTATCGGACGCACACCGACCTATACCGAACTTGGTATTTTCTCGGCCATGTGGAACGAGCATTGCTCCTACAAGTCCTCGAAAAAATGGCTGCGCACCCTGCCCACCAAAGGCCCACAGGTCATTTGCGGCCCCGGTGAAAACGCCGGCATCGTCGATATTGGCGACGATCAATGCGTGGTGTTCAAAATGGAAAGCCACAACCACCCCAGCTATATCGAGCCATATCAAGGTGCCGCCACCGGTGTTGGCGGAATCCTGCGCGATGTGTTCACCATGGGCGCCCGCCCGATTGCGGCGATGAATTCGCTGTCATTCGGCGAACCCTCGCACCCCAAAACCCGCCAGCTGGTGCATGGGGTGGTCGAAGGTGTCGGCGGCTACGGCAACTGTTTCGGCGTGCCCACCGTGGGTGGCGAAGTGCGTTTCCATCCGGCCTATAACGGCAATTGTCTGGTCAATGCCTTTGCCGCCGGTCTGGCCGACACCGACAAGATTTTCTATTCCGCCGCCTCGGGCGTTGGCATGCCGGTTGTCTACCTTGGCGCCAAAACAGGGCGCGACGGCGTCGGCGGCGCGACCATGGCCTCGGCCGAATTTGACGACACCATCGAGGAAAAGCGCCCCACCGTTCAAGTCGGCGACCCCTTCACCGAAAAACGCCTGATGGAGGCGACGCTGGAATTGATGGCCACGGGCGCCGTGATCTCGATTCAGGATATGGGGGCTGCCGGCCTGACCTGTTCGGCTGTCGAAATGGGCGACAAGGGTGATCTGGGCGTGAAGCTGGATCTGGACCGCGTGCCGGTGCGCGAGGAAAACATGACAGCCTACGAAATGATGCTTTCGGAATCCCAGGAACGCATGTTGATGGTGCTGAACCCCGAACTTGAGGACGTGGCCAAGGCCGTGTTCGAGAAATGGGATCTGGATTTTGCCATCGTCGGCGAAACCATCGCCGAGGACCGTTTTGTCATCATGCACGGCAACGAATTAAAAGCCGATCTGCCGCTAAAGGCCCTGTCGGGCAACGCGCCGGAATACGACCGCCCATGGGTGGAAACCCCTGCTGCCGAACCACTGGCCGATGTGCCGGAAATCGACGCAATCGACGGTTTGCGCGCGCTGGTCTCCTCGCCGAACTATGCCGCGAAACAATGGGTTTACGAACAGTATGACACCATGGTCATGGCCGATACCGCCGTTCTGCCCGGCATCGGTGCGGGCGTGGTGCGGGTGCATGGCACCGACAAGGCACTGGCGTTTACGTCGGATGTGACGCCGCGCTATGTGATGGCCAACCCGTTTGAAGGCGGCAAACAGGCGGTGGCCGAGGCTTATCGAAACCTGTGCGCCGTGGGCGCCAAACCACTGGCAACCACCGACAACATGAACTTCGGCAACCCCGAAAAGCCCGAAATCATGGGGCAATTCGTAGGTGCGATCAAAGGCATTTCCGAAGCGGTTTCCGCGCTGGATATGCCGATCGTGTCGGGCAACGTTTCGCTTTACAACGAAACCGACGGTACCGGCATCCTGCCCACCCCCACCATCGGCGCGGTCGGCCTGATTGAAAACATCGACGACCTGATTGCCGGCACCGCCCGCGAAGGCCATGTCGCCCTGCTGGTCGGCGAAACCGCCGGCCACCTTGGCCAATCCGCCCTGCTGGCCGAGGTCTTCAACCGTGAGGATGGCGATGCACCGCATGTGGATCTCGAGGCCGAGCGTCGCGCTGGCGAATTCATCCGCGCCAATGGTGAATTGATCAAGGCCGTGACGGACCTGTCCGATGGCGGGCTGGCGCTGGCCGCGTTTGAAATGGCCGAAAGCTCTGGTGTTGGCATCACACTGGAGGCTGCCGACACCCCAACCCTGTTTGGCGAGGATCAGGCGCGTTACCTGATTGCCTGCAATTTCGATCAGGCCGAAGCCCTGATGATTGCCGCCGCCGAAGCCGGCGTGCCGATTTCAACCGTTGGACGGTTCGGCGGGGATGCGGTGACATTCGGTGGCTCCTCGGCGCTGCTGGCGGAATTGTCCGACATCTATCGCCGCAGCTTTGAAGCGACCGTAACCTGA
- a CDS encoding RNA polymerase sigma factor → MTKAAPEAVHTAIDYTLRQDRGRLIAALTAAIGDFELAEECLQDAIEAALEKWPDVGIPKSRRGWLLQVARRRALDRFRRAKNLKEKSAQIAVLEQAEADAPADTHDIPDHRLRLIFTCCHPALDEKSRVALTLRTLGGLTTEEIARAYLDKPATMGQRLARARSKISKAGIPFKIPDGDALEERINSVLSVIYLVFNEGYAASSGDTRIRIDLCEEAIFLARLMVQLCPDAPEVAGLLALILLTHSRSKARYRDGAYVPLDEQDRNLWDQKRIAEGQSILEAAMKRGQVGPYQLQAAITALHCEAANAEQTDWPQIAALYRLMEQIAPSDIVRLNLAVAVSYAEGAEPALEMLKPLAQRLENYQPFHAARADMLRRLGRRGEAKQSYKRALALTNANSDKIFLLRQMQK, encoded by the coding sequence GTGACCAAAGCCGCCCCCGAAGCCGTGCATACGGCAATTGACTATACTCTGCGTCAGGACAGGGGGCGGCTGATTGCGGCACTGACGGCCGCAATTGGCGATTTTGAATTGGCCGAGGAATGTTTGCAGGACGCGATCGAGGCCGCTTTGGAAAAATGGCCCGATGTTGGTATTCCGAAATCGCGCCGTGGCTGGCTGTTGCAGGTGGCGCGGCGTAGGGCGCTGGACCGGTTCCGCCGGGCCAAAAATCTGAAAGAGAAATCCGCACAAATCGCCGTGCTGGAGCAGGCCGAGGCAGACGCGCCCGCCGATACCCATGACATTCCCGATCACCGCTTGCGTCTGATTTTCACCTGTTGCCACCCCGCGCTGGATGAAAAGAGCCGCGTCGCCCTGACCCTGCGCACCCTTGGCGGGTTGACCACCGAGGAAATCGCCCGCGCCTATCTGGACAAACCGGCGACGATGGGCCAGCGGCTGGCCCGCGCGCGCAGCAAGATCAGCAAGGCGGGGATACCGTTTAAAATACCTGATGGCGACGCACTGGAAGAGCGGATCAATTCCGTTTTGTCGGTGATCTATCTGGTTTTCAACGAAGGCTATGCCGCCAGTAGCGGGGATACTCGGATCCGTATTGATCTGTGCGAAGAGGCAATTTTTCTGGCGCGCCTGATGGTGCAGCTATGTCCCGATGCGCCCGAAGTTGCGGGGTTGTTGGCGCTGATCCTGTTGACGCATTCCCGTAGTAAAGCGCGGTATAGGGACGGGGCCTATGTGCCGCTGGATGAACAGGACCGCAATCTGTGGGATCAAAAGCGCATTGCGGAAGGCCAATCCATTCTGGAAGCGGCGATGAAGCGGGGGCAGGTGGGGCCATACCAGTTGCAGGCCGCCATTACCGCGTTGCATTGCGAGGCCGCAAACGCCGAGCAAACCGATTGGCCGCAGATCGCCGCCCTTTATCGCCTTATGGAACAGATCGCCCCCAGTGATATTGTGCGGCTTAATCTGGCAGTGGCGGTTTCTTATGCGGAAGGGGCGGAACCGGCATTGGAGATGCTCAAACCATTGGCCCAAAGGTTGGAGAACTACCAACCCTTTCACGCAGCACGGGCAGATATGCTGCGCCGTTTGGGGCGGCGTGGTGAGGCGAAACAATCCTATAAGCGGGCGCTCGCATTGACCAATGCGAACTCTGACAAGATTTTTTTACTGCGGCAAATGCAAAAGTAA